The following is a genomic window from Spirosoma foliorum.
GGTAACTGAAATTTTGTAGTAGGTTTGCGTATAAACTATCCAGCGTGTTGGGTCGGGATTATCTTTTTCCGTTTGGGCGCTTACTGGCCTATAAACCAGTAGACTAAGTGCATAAACAAGAGGCTTGATAACCTGTGCTGTTCGAGAAAGGAAATCAATAAGGTGGGTCATAAGTGACAAAACGTAGGCTTAAATGCACTTGTGACTTAGACGTACAAAGCATTTACAAAGTAATGTCACTCTGTAATTAAAAATGATTGTTTGTGGGGCTAGTACTGAGCGTAAGTGCCTGGTTACCGAAATTGGTTTCCTGGTTGGGTCTGTTTATTGATGTAGGTGCGCGTACAGATCTGCTGCGTTATTTCCATATATTCGGCCGGAGAAAGAGCAACGTTATGAAAATTCTGATCATTGAAGATGAAGTTAAAACGATTCAGAGCATCAAACAGGGGCTCGAAGAGCACCAATGGGAGGTCGATATAGCGTATGACGGTACTATAGGACTTCAACTGGCTACCCGATCGGCTTATGCGCTTGTCATTTGCGACATTATTCTGCCTGGCATGAATGGTCTGGAACTGGTTCGAAAGCTTCGGGAAGCCAATATTTCGGTTCCTGTGCTGCTGCTGACCGCTCTGGGAACAACCGACGATAAAATTGTGGGTCTCGACGCCGGAGCCGACGATTATCTGGTTAAACCCTTTGAATTTCGGGAGCTAATGGCGCGGGTCAGAGCGCTGACTCGCCGGAATCATGGGCTGGTTCCCGTTACGAATCTGCTGAAAATAGCTGATTTAGAGCTGAATCCTGATACGAAGCAAGTAATACGTGCCGGGAAAGAAATTGCACTGACCGCCAAAGAGTTTCAGCTCCTTGAGTACTTTTTACGCCATCAGGGACGCGTGATTTCCAAGGTTGAACTGGCAGAGAAACTATGGGATCTGACGTTCGATACAGGTACCAACATCATTGAAGTCTACATCAACTTCCTGCGTAAAAAGGTCGATAAAGATTTCGAGCCTAAATTGCTCCATACCCAAATCGGCATGGGCTATGTTGTAAAGTTACTGTCGTAATGATCAATATTCGCACCCGGCTCACGTACCAATTTGTCTTTCTGGTCACGCTAATCCTGCTGTTTTTCTCATTGGGAGTCTATTTCTTCAGTAAACTCTACCTCGAAAAACGATTTTACAAACGGCTTCAGGATCGTGCCATTACAACAACAACGCTTCTTTTTGATTTACAGCAAACCGATAGTACGGTTTTGAAGCTCATCGATGCGGGTGGAAAGGAGCCTTTGCTCAATGAGAACATTTCGGTGTACAACGGAAAAAACAGGGAAATTCTATTTTCGACAAATCCCGCGAATACCCAGTTTCACGAGCAGTTTATTAACCAACTGGATTCGACAGCCCAGACATTATACCTGCAAAAAGATGAATACCAGATTGTGGCGATTCATTTGACGAGCGGAAACGGCAATAACTGGGTGGTTGTCAGTGGAATTGATCAGGCAGGTAGGGAAGGGTTGGAGGATCTGAAGCGAATCCTGATCGTCATGATTCTAGTTGCCATTTTGTTGCTGGGTATCTCGGGCTGGCTATTTGCCGATCGGGCGCTGGCTCCCATGTCGGGCATTGTTCAGCAGGTTAATACGATCTTTCCGGCTAACGTAGAGCGGAGAGTAGAGCACCCAAACCGGTCCGACGAAATAGGGGTGTTGGTGGCTACCTTCAATCAATTACTCGACCGCATTGAGCAAGCGTTGAAAACGCAGAAAATGTTTATTGCCAATGTATCGCACGAGTTGAAAAACCCCCTGACGAAGATCAATTCGCAGATCGATGTGGCACTTATTCAGAAACGAAACCCCGAAGCTTATGAACGAACGCTCCAATCACTACAGGAAGATGCGCGTTCGCTAACCCAACTGACCAATACCTTGTTAGAGCTGGCAAATACGTCTATTCAGGCCAATAAATTACCCTTCGAACCCGTGCGGATGGACGAACTGCTTTG
Proteins encoded in this region:
- a CDS encoding response regulator, encoding MKILIIEDEVKTIQSIKQGLEEHQWEVDIAYDGTIGLQLATRSAYALVICDIILPGMNGLELVRKLREANISVPVLLLTALGTTDDKIVGLDAGADDYLVKPFEFRELMARVRALTRRNHGLVPVTNLLKIADLELNPDTKQVIRAGKEIALTAKEFQLLEYFLRHQGRVISKVELAEKLWDLTFDTGTNIIEVYINFLRKKVDKDFEPKLLHTQIGMGYVVKLLS
- a CDS encoding sensor histidine kinase, yielding MINIRTRLTYQFVFLVTLILLFFSLGVYFFSKLYLEKRFYKRLQDRAITTTTLLFDLQQTDSTVLKLIDAGGKEPLLNENISVYNGKNREILFSTNPANTQFHEQFINQLDSTAQTLYLQKDEYQIVAIHLTSGNGNNWVVVSGIDQAGREGLEDLKRILIVMILVAILLLGISGWLFADRALAPMSGIVQQVNTIFPANVERRVEHPNRSDEIGVLVATFNQLLDRIEQALKTQKMFIANVSHELKNPLTKINSQIDVALIQKRNPEAYERTLQSLQEDARSLTQLTNTLLELANTSIQANKLPFEPVRMDELLWETKTQLQSWHDDYVIQLTFTDFPDDEEALIVQGNRASLSVLLMNLLDNACKFSPIKTASVNFRSKEGRITITVFNEGPQIPQADLPYLFQPFFRSNATAMSSRGHGVGLAVVAQVTQIHQGDIAVTSTPKGTTFTLTLSCIE